In Procambarus clarkii isolate CNS0578487 chromosome 13, FALCON_Pclarkii_2.0, whole genome shotgun sequence, the following are encoded in one genomic region:
- the LOC138364450 gene encoding dynein heavy chain-like has translation MVHAHTLDHCVLECSMVHAHTLDRCVLECSIVHVHTLDHCVLVCSIVHVHTLDHCVLECSMVHVHTLDHCVLECSIVHVHTLDHCVLVCSIVHVHTLDHCVLECSMVHVHTLDHCVLECSIVHVHTLDHCVLECSIVHVHTLDHCVLVCSIVHVHTLDHYHYVLECSIVHAHTLDHCVLECSIVHVHTLDHCVLVCSIVHAHTLDHCVLECSIVHVHTLDHCVLVCSIVHVHTLDHCVLECSMVHVHTLDHCVLECSIVHVHTLDHYVLECSIVHVHTLDHCVLECSIVHVHTLDHCVLECSIVHVHTLDHCVLECSIVHVHTLDHCVLECSIVHVHTLDHCVLECSIVHVHTLDHCVLECSIVHAHTLDHCVLECSIVHVHTLDHCVLECSIVHVHTLDHYVLESQLVVVV, from the exons atggtgcacgcccacaccttagatcactgtgtattagagtgtagtatggtgcacgcccacaccttagatcgcTGTGTATTAGAGTGTAGTATTGTGCACgtccacaccttagatcactgtgtattagtgtgtagtattgtgcacgtccacaccttagatcactgtgtattagagtgtagtatggtgcacgtccacaccttagatcactgtgtattagagtGTAGTATTGTGCACgtccacaccttagatcactgtgtattagtgtgtagtattgtgcacgtccacaccttagatcactgtgtattagagtgtagtatggtgcacgtccacaccttagatcactgtgtattagagtGTAGTATTGTGCACgtccacaccttagatcactgtgtattagagtGTAGTATTGTGCACgtccacaccttagatcactgtgtattagtgtgtagtattgtgcacgtccacaccttagatcact atcactatgtattagagtgtagtattgtacacgcccacaccttagatcactgtgtattagagtGTAGTATTGTGCACgtccacaccttagatcactgtgtattagtgtgtagtattgtgcacgcccacaccttagatcactgtgtattagagtGTAGTATTGTGCACgtccacaccttagatcactgtgtattagtgtgtagtattgtgcacgtccacaccttagatcactgtgtattagagtgtagtatggtgcacgtccacaccttagatcactgtgtattagagtGTAGTATTGTACACgtccacaccttagatcactatgTATTAGAGTGTAGTATTGTGCACgtccacaccttagatcactgtgtattagagtGTAGTATTGTACACgtccacaccttagatcactgtgtattagagtGTAGTATTGTGCACgtccacaccttagatcactgtgtattagagtGTAGTATTGTGCACgtccacaccttagatcactgtgtattagagtGTAGTATTGTGCACgtccacaccttagatcactgtgtattagagtGTAGTATTGTGCACgtccacaccttagatcactgtgtattagagtgtagtattgtgcacgcccacaccttagatcactgtgtattagagtGTAGTATTGTGCACgtccacaccttagatcactgtgtattagagtGTAGTATTGTACACgtccacaccttagatcactatgTATTAGAGAGtcaacttgttgttgttgtttaa